The Thalassotalea piscium sequence AATACCCCGTTGCGTTAGTTGATGAGTTTCAAGATACCGATCCTCAACAATTTGATATCTTAACTGCTATTTATAATACTCAAGCCGAAGCCGGATTATTCATGATAGGCGATCCCAAACAGGCTATTTATGGTTTTAGAGGGGGTGATGTATTTGCTTATTTAAATGCGCGAGAAAAGTGTAATTATCAATGGGTAATGGATACAAACTGGCGGTCGAGTAAAGCGATGATAACAGGTTATAATCGTTTATTTTATGGCAATACATTAACTGAAGAGCCTAGCGATGTTTTTTGTTATAATATTGAATATCATCCAGTAAATCCTTCGCCTAAAGCTGATGAAAAAGAGTTGCTTGACCAACAATATAATGCATTACAGTTTGTTCATTTTGAATCGGAAGGTAAAAGTGCGCCAGCAAGCTATCGGCAACAATTAGCGCGTTGGTGTGCCAATGAAATAACACGTTTACTCTATCCTAATAAAGCTGTTAACCAGCAAAGTCTCACAGCAAAAGATATTGCTATTTTAGTCAGAGATGGAACAGAAGCAGCTGATATTAGAACAGCTCTTAATGAAGCCAATTTAGCTTGTGTATATTTAAGTAACAGAGCGAATTTATGGCAGAGTGAGCAAAGCAAACAGCTGCTGCTTGTTTTAAAAGGTATTTGCTATGTTGAAGATAATCATCAGTTTTTAGCAACATTAACTAGCCCTCTATTGGGGATAACGCCAAAAGCTTATCTTGAGCTGTTAGACAATGATATTCATTGGCAGCAATTGGCAGAGCGCTTTATAACTCTTCGTTCACTTTGGCGAGCTCGTGGTTTTATTACAATGGCGTTAAAACTATTACATGATCTATTTAAGTTTAAGCCTCAACAAGAACGCGAACTCACTAATATTTTGCACTTATTTGAGCTATTACAAAGTGCCGGTCAGCGCCATCAACAACCTGATGAATTACTGCATTGGTTTGAACAACAAGTTAATCAAGACCATACAGAAATAGAAGCTGAACTAAGGTTAGAAAGTGAAGAAGATTTAGTTAAAATAATAACCCAACATGGTGCTAAAGGCTTGGAGTATCCAGTAGTGTTTGTACCTTTTGCTACGCGCCATAAAGATCCTTTAAAAGTAGCACGAACAAATGTTGACTTAATAGAATATCACCAGGCTAACGGTCAGCTAGTGCTGAGTTTAGACGGTGCTAGCCAAGCTAAACAAGCAATGGCAGATGAACAATATGCTGAGTCTATACGGTTGCTATATGTAGCAGTGACTCGTGCAGAAAAGCGTTGTTATATTTTAACTACCAATTTTGATAAAAGTGAACTGTCACCGTTAGGGCAAGCATTATCTTGGCAGGCTGGAGAAGATATTCTTGAAAGTTTAGCTACATTAGCAAATGACAATCCAGAAAGTATAGGAGTAATAGCGGTAAGTGAAGGTGACTTACCTATAACAACTGCACCCAATAATATCGAGGTTATTTCAGCGCAAGCGGCCAGTTTTAGTGGAACAATAGAAAGAAACTGGTGGTTAAGTTCATTTACAGCTTTAAGCCGAAATTTACGTGATGTTGGTGTTTCTTCGCCTGATCGCGACTTGTTAGACGAAGCTTCTCTAATTGAACAATCTAAAAGCACAGCCGAACTTCGCTTTGATTTAGCTAAAGGTGCTAAAACAGGTAACTTATTACACGATATTTTAGAGTTGGTTAACTTTACTCACCCTAATTGGTTGCAGGCGTATACTGTCCCATTAATGCGCTTTGGTGACTTAGGTAGCGGTTACCATGAACATGATTTAACGCATTGGTTAAATGAAATTGTAACCACAGAGCTTGTTAAAGATAACCAGGAAAACGAGTCCCAAAATTTTTGTTTAGCCGACTTAAGCCATAGCCAAACCTTACGTGAAGCTGAGTTTTACTTTCCATTAATTAATGCCGATACCAAACGTTTAACTTCCTTACTCTCAGCTCATAGAAAGCGAGTAAATACTCAGATAAAGACTGGTGAAACAGTAGTTAATTATTCGCAAGTTTTCTTACCTAATATTGCTACTTTACAAGGGATGATGCATGGCTTTATTGATTTAATATTTGAACATCAAGGAAAGTATTATTTATGTGATTATAAAAGTAATCACTTAGGTAATAGCTTTAGTGATTATACTTTAGATAAATTAAGCCAAAGTATTCAAACGCATCATTACGATCTACAGTATTTGATTTACAGTGTGGCACTACAGCGTTTTTTGCAACAAAAAATTCCTGATTATTCTATAGAGGCACACTTTGGCGGCGTGTACTACTTATACTTGCGTGGAATGTCCCCTGAAAGTAAAGGTACTGGTGTTTTTTATTGCCAGTTAACGAAAGATGAATTAACACAATTAGATAATATCTTCGCAAATACAGTGTCTAAGCCAGAGTCTGAACATGATAATGTTGAATCTATTAAAGGAGCTATTGAATGAGTTCATTAATTGAAAATTCACCAGTCGCTCATCAGTATAAGAGTATGATAGAAAGTTTTTATCCTTATAAGAGCTTTAATCAGGCACAAGAGCAATTACACGATTTAGTACCTATTGATTATTTTTTAGCTAAAGAGCTAACTATTACACTTTTTATCTTTATAGGTTCACCTAACTCAGTTTTTACAGACGCTGAAGTTAGTTCTGAGGTACCAACTAATAAAGAAGATGTTTCTTTATTATTTCACTTAATTATTGCGATAAGCAAGGCAATACGAGCGGGTAATAGCTGTTTACCACTAAGCAATATTGCCGGATCACGCTTTTGCTTTTATGCTAGTGACAATGGGATAGTTAGTCATAACGGCTATGAATTTCCTTTAATAGTGCCCCTAAAAAACTTCCTTAGCTCATTAGCGTTAAC is a genomic window containing:
- the recB gene encoding exodeoxyribonuclease V subunit beta, coding for MTKPLVAQYLPLIGQHLIEASAGTGKTFNITRIYLRLLLERKLTVQQVLVMTFTKDATEELRGRIEAFIRQALTQWHDLEQSDEYFSTIAERVTEPERLLLLNRALVNIDEAAIFTIHSFCKRVLNQHAFLSGVSFNAQMEVDSQEYTIEVCRDWYRQLADQAENDFLAIASFWVTPETFVRQFTKAINHYCVLDVIDEESIKQQFYSDVKASLSAIESGMNALTTHLIDCKKGVEKEQRQAELDQLIKWLKQVVTDFSYTESAFPGAFLDGRRLPRSEIKAELTEILLPANRLKKSITATIKAVAKAKALVVAQSGIYLMRSRLAQIKQEQNILTFDDLITTLATQLKSGNGTALANALFEQYPVALVDEFQDTDPQQFDILTAIYNTQAEAGLFMIGDPKQAIYGFRGGDVFAYLNAREKCNYQWVMDTNWRSSKAMITGYNRLFYGNTLTEEPSDVFCYNIEYHPVNPSPKADEKELLDQQYNALQFVHFESEGKSAPASYRQQLARWCANEITRLLYPNKAVNQQSLTAKDIAILVRDGTEAADIRTALNEANLACVYLSNRANLWQSEQSKQLLLVLKGICYVEDNHQFLATLTSPLLGITPKAYLELLDNDIHWQQLAERFITLRSLWRARGFITMALKLLHDLFKFKPQQERELTNILHLFELLQSAGQRHQQPDELLHWFEQQVNQDHTEIEAELRLESEEDLVKIITQHGAKGLEYPVVFVPFATRHKDPLKVARTNVDLIEYHQANGQLVLSLDGASQAKQAMADEQYAESIRLLYVAVTRAEKRCYILTTNFDKSELSPLGQALSWQAGEDILESLATLANDNPESIGVIAVSEGDLPITTAPNNIEVISAQAASFSGTIERNWWLSSFTALSRNLRDVGVSSPDRDLLDEASLIEQSKSTAELRFDLAKGAKTGNLLHDILELVNFTHPNWLQAYTVPLMRFGDLGSGYHEHDLTHWLNEIVTTELVKDNQENESQNFCLADLSHSQTLREAEFYFPLINADTKRLTSLLSAHRKRVNTQIKTGETVVNYSQVFLPNIATLQGMMHGFIDLIFEHQGKYYLCDYKSNHLGNSFSDYTLDKLSQSIQTHHYDLQYLIYSVALQRFLQQKIPDYSIEAHFGGVYYLYLRGMSPESKGTGVFYCQLTKDELTQLDNIFANTVSKPESEHDNVESIKGAIE